atttggcattggtgagagatacatctgtagaaggtgtcagcatgggaaatgttcctgttgtcagagaatttatggatgtcttcccagaggagcttccagggttgccaccagaaaggggaatagagttctgcattgatgttgttccgggtacaaatcctatatccatgccaccttacaggatggcaccagcagaattgaaagagctgaaggagcaactacaggagcttttggacaagggttttatacgtccgagcacttcaccttggggcgctcctgttctatttgtgagaaagaaggatgggtcattgaggttgtgtatcgactacgcataccgaacaaggtgactgtgaagaacaagtatccacttcctcggatcgatgatttgtttgatcagctccaaggagctagattcttttccaagatagacctgcgatcaggctaccatcagttgagaatcaggaatgaggacgtgtccaaaacagcGTTCAGGACAAGatttggtcattatgagttcttagtgatgtcttttggactcactaatgcaccagcagccttcatggacttgatgaacagggtgttcaagtcatttttggaccgttttgtcatcgtattcatagatgacattctggtatactctcggaccgaggaagaacacgtgtggcacttgagaatggtgttgtagactttgagggagcaccagctatatgccaaattttcaaaatgtgaattttggctagaaagcatctcattcttgggacacgtggtttctagtgacggcattcaagtggatcccaagaaaattgaagctgtaactgattggcttaggcctacaacagtcactgaggtgcgaagttttctgggtttagctggctactacaggcgttttgtacaagatttctccagaatagcggctcccctaactaagttgaccaggaagaatgttccattcatttggacagatgactgtgaggtgagtttccagaagcttaaggagtgtctaaccactgcccctgtgttgacactacaggtgagtggtgaaggatacaccgtgtattgtgacgcctcgagttggcctaggtgTGTCTTGATGcgtaatggaaaggtagtggcttatgcttcaaggcaccaagaggcatgagcagaactaccccacccatgatttggaaatggcggctgtaatctttgcactaaagatctggagacactatctgtatggtgaagtgtgcgagatatacaccgaccacaaaagcttgaagtacatcttccaacagagggatttaaacttgagacagaggagatggatggagcttctgaaagactatgattgcaccatccagtaccaccctggaaaagccaatgttgtggcagatgccttgagcagaaaatcttctggcagtttggagcacatttcagtagagaagagaccattgattcaggaggtacatgagttgatggatcaaggtttaatcctagatctgtcaggagagggggtattgttggctcatttttcaatgaggccagacttgagggacagagttagagtttcccagcacagagaccaacaattaatgaagatcatagaaagagtacagcaaggtgaaggtcgtgagtttggatttgccaatgatggtgccctagtgcaaggttctaggatatgtgtgcccgatgtggacaacctcaggaatgaaatcatgcgagaggcacactacacagcaTGCAGtgtccacctgtgttccaccaagatgtaccatgatgtgaaagatagctactggtggaatggtatgaagagagacatagcagactttgtgtccaagtgcttgacttgtcagaaggtgaagtttgaacaccagagaccgtcagggaagctgcaagagctccctatcccagaatggaagtgggaaatgatcactatggattttgtgactgggttgcctcgtaccacgcggggatatgattcgatatggataattgtagaccgcttgaccaaatcagctcacttcttacctgtaaagactacatactctgtggcacaggatgcccggctctacattcgagaaatagtcgattgcatggagttcctgcccATAATATCCGACGAGGGCCCCAgctcacttctcgattttggagaaagttgcaggaggcacttggcacacgctgaacttcgatgcggctttccaccctcggatAGACGGAcaattgaaaggacaatccaaacatcgaagacatgcttcgcatgagtgtcttggattttggaggtcaatgggatgagcaatagctttggtggagtttgcctacaacaacaagcATTTacactccaaagatagggatggcaccctatgaggcattatatggaagaaagtgtaggtctcctctgtgttggacagaaatgggggaagcgaaggtgcatgatgtagaccttatgcagtacacttcagaggtagttcctttaatcagggaacgatcaaAACTTTtcagaggcgtaagagttatgcagaccctagaaggagggatgtggagtttgcagtgggcgactatgtattcctgaaggtttctccaatgaagggagtcatgagatttggaaagaagggcaagttggcacctcggtatatcggaccttttgaggttactgatagagttggagcagttgcctaccggttggagctaccacccaacatttctcacgttcatcccgtgttttcacatctccatgctcaggaaatgcattccagatccttctcatgtactacagccggatgtgatagagctaaaagagaacttgacatttgaggagcagcctgtagccatagtggactaccaagtgagacagctgagatccaaacagatccctatggttaaggttttgtggaggagtcaatcagtggaagagtgcacctgggagtcagaacgggacatgcgtagcaagtacccttatctgttcaatgtgtaatcctgtactttattttgccttgtgtaaaattcgaggacgaattttctgtaaggggggaagaatgtaacaccccaaaatttttaattttattagcatttttagtattttaattttattaaatttttggaatttttttgagatttttcggattttaaaaatcgggtttgatttttcgaaaatataaactttgatgatttttaaaaattaatttaaagaccacgtggcaaaactaaaaatatatttggagtctacgtatttttctgagttttctgaaattttttcggaatttttggacctcgttttcggtcccgaggcagagtaaaaattcaaaattttgtattctgaataaaaccggccgaatcgaaccggaccggatcggaccggtcgaatcggacctgccttttccttcttccctttttcttccccgcgcgcgtcgtccctctcccttttctctctcttttctctctcctccccacccccAGCCGCCGGCCACCACTGCCAGCCTCTAGCCGGCCGGGCGCGCCCTCCCAGCCGGCCGCCCGCCTCCCAAACGGCTGGAAAAAAACGCGCGCGAAATGCCCCCCTGCGCGCGCGCATCGATtcagcttccccggccaaatccggccgatccggccaccaattggaccgggtcttgtgtctaaaatcatctactcggcgagagctttccatagacaccaagaacgccgaaatccatcgagcggtttgtccaattttttgctcgggaagattttagcccatttcgacttttgggctagatttctcgaaaatcgtgaatcccacgagaaaaccgagggtaccagcacgctccactcgtcgagagcttcgcggcgacataaatttcaaattttttcgacaccgtttttcggtgggtcccacggaacttcgcaatattttttccgagcatttaatgagcttagaaaattctgaaaaatttatgtactaacccccgtgttatgggcttcgtgtaggtatcctcgattcgcggaaattcgacagttgaccgggtctgcgaaattccggccagacagacccgttaccgaaaaagtctccgaattggaccgaggttttggctagccccccattgtcagacgtcccgagcgcgttcccgaagtcggaattggcaaaggtaaacccgaaccttgctttttcataattttctagtgcttaaataggattaaaaatccataaaatattcgtggtagcttagaaaattatgattctttttgcaatagcttaataatattgctaaggaccacaggacaaagttttagaatttttagagcttatttgggcagtttttgcaaaaatggtcaattatagggactaaattgaaattttacatgttgtgatggatgattgaattggtgggcccaggagggtctgtgtgatgtgattgagttgtggacatatggattgtgaatatagaagtatgttttgagccctttttgcaggttgggtaggtcctaggtataggggagactcacgattttgatgcgacttaggacgtattggtctttttctttgtttgtattgagtcaaatttattaaatgattgtaataaaattgtcaggtgtgccgggacagccttcttcctccgcccagccgccacagtgattgtcgtcaagtctgtgagtaaaatattaattttaattgtaatttcgatattattatatgttcagcatgcccatgcatcacttatatgcatatatatttatgtagttaaactctagacacgatttatgttacattcataactgttaacgtgccatgagtgttgttgtggtaatttggagcaatgtgcgtgcgttggcgtgcgtgtgatgtggtgtggactatggataggacgggtagtcacagcttgagttcttcgctaggacccgatccttcggggggtagtcacggcttgagttcttcgctgggacccccgatttggttattaagtggaagtccgagctgagttcttcaccgcaccaaagttggatttaagagagtcagatagggatcagctcccatatattatgattgatgctacagggtgcgtgagtgctccaaattacctttttgatcctatgatgtgaatttattgctgatgttgcatttcattccacaagttgcattagttttatatagttatagagattatggttaaaattgatattttactctctgagtcgaacgctcactcctgttcaatatttttttcaggctacaggaggattttattttggttaacctgcttttctccttcgcaggttgtttatcgataattgtgtaattttatttactcctagaatttccgcatgtgttagaagtatttatttgattatggtctgtaatattattatcatgttggacctgtaaacatataatgatatgcatgtttgatggattggatgagggagctgagctcccatttatttttatgaggatatgagtatgtggagggtgagctgagttccccaattgagtatttattatgtttacaggtcgggtgagtcgaaaactccccgttgggaagtccattttatagccggactctgtccgtttgttttcttgaatttgggcccaaatgggccttagagttgggttaatgaacagttaggcttactacgggcctcgggggctttaggctggcccaggtcctagtgccggtccagcccataggttgggtcgtgacaaattctATTATTTCAGTTAGTTTGATTACTAAATTAAAAGTAATTGAGTCTTTAGTCGAAatcttttataattattaattaaaaatcaaattgaaaccaactcatttttatcaaaataatcgaatttcattaatttgattcaattatttaattataaatgaaTAATgcacataatttattaattattttatgttattgagttcttaatttttaaaatttaaagatatttgaattttattttttttaaatttaatatgctacaaacacacacacacacagatatatatatatatatatatatttgaccccttaaattttcaaatattatCAATGGCTATTAAATAATCTTCTAATTTGTAGGTGTAGATGGGGATAAATTAAGTTTATACTTTATGAACTATGAACAAAAATATATGATCTCATTGTATAATTCATATTATTATATCATTATGTACGGCCCATTTAGTTTCCTTGTGAACAATAAGAatgcaaaataaataatttagtaAAAACTTGGAGAATGATTTTAGTAATTAATGATTTCATCTGCAACAAGCCTATCaatagaaggaaaaaaaaattatttaaatctaatttattataaatttaaaatataaatatattaattttaattattttatatataaattttattatatatattgtgttttaatTTTATGATATCTCATTAATTGCATTACTTTTAAAGCTTGTAATTATACCTTTCTATATATGTGGTTCTAATTTATTTAAACTTTATAAAATACATTAACAAAACTCTATTAAAATGAGTCTCAAGTTTCaatctttttaaataaattaaatttaaataatatattatattataatactaacataaatattataatattttgtgGTAGAGTTATAAGATATTTAGAAAACTTACTGGGTAGGAGTTTGAGAGTTACAAGTAATTATATATTGTTCTTTCATTatagtgaaatttttttttcttatcttgTCCATCGACGTAAACTTTACGGTCGAACTATGTAAATTttgtattatttttcttttatttttttatattatgtatttataCGATTtcttatatcttaaatttatgtgtttgttATAACATATTATAATCTATTTATTCAATaaactaaatatatatattatcaataaatttaaGCCGGATGATATTAATCTCTAAAAGATCTGAAATTTCAATTCGTTGAAGTgaagtaaaaataaaatatttatagaaCTTAGAATCAAACAAAATCAATCTGAATTGATTTTGAAATAAATTGAAATCATTTGATTCagtctaattttaaattaaaatcattcttttaaataaaaaacaaTTGAAAAAAGATATATAAACTTTgggattaaataattaaaatctaaCCGAATAATAGGGGtatgcaaacggtcggttcggtttcgaACCGATAAAATCGAAAATCAAAAATCAAGAATTTTGAAAACCGAATCAAATCGATCACTAAGAGggaaccaaaccaaaccaaaccgatAAACAtcagttcggttcagttttaaacTGATCAACCTGAATTTTGTAAGATTtcatattttcaacattaaatctcaataataaaaacataaaaaaaaacttaaaaatcagaactaaaaaattttgagtttccttgatatatatatatatatatatatatatatatattatttatttatttaattttgaatcaattttttaatttagatcgAAAGCTACTCACCCTAAAGAATAACATCAAACTAGTAAGTGTGTTCATAGGTTGAATCCGTCGGTCTTCTATATACTGACAACCCAAACTGATGTACGCAGTTTCAAGACAATAAAGCCGAATCATAAAACTTCCTACAAGAAATCATATTCTCCTTATTTAAACGGGTTTAAAGTCGGTCttgatttttaaagaaaattgtaATGGACACACATTTAGAGATGGCAACGAGTAGAATATCAATAAAAATCACCTATCTGAATTTGAATCTGCGTCCGATTAACATTATCAAAACTTAACATGTtccaaatataattaaaatttattatcaactaTTTAAATTCGTTCAAAATCTaattattattatcaaaaaaaatttgaacctgtttaattttatatattttaattaatattttatataaaaaattattttgattactaatttatattttaaaaatttaataattttataaatatttaaatttattttatataaaataaaatatataaaaatttataaatattattataaaaaaatatatattttatatttaattaaatatttatataaataaattcaaataacAAAAACCTaacatataaatttcaaattcattataaatattatttttaaatttaaatctatcacaaatttaattatataaaactcAAACCTATGACCttaaaattcaatcaaaacaaatATTCATAAAACTTGATTTATTGTTATCCCTGCAGATACCATGGAGCAATCTCATTTTCTATATTCCTCTGGACATATGGCTTTTTCTAGATTTAAAATTGCTGACTCTTATGCGCCGCCAAAtatgaatatatttatttatataatatcaGGACAAGGCAACATGGTTTTCACGGCTTCCAAGGGAAGTTTCCTGCAAAGCAATACATCGATAGGATATATAATAACAGGAGATGGCCCGGTTTTTCACGGGTTTCTTATTTATCAACTAAAATCAAATCAACACACGTcggtttatataatttttaatttatagcttatgtaattcagacaaaaatcataaattttgGGTCGGATTTATACGGGTTCATTGATTTCATCAATTTGAGTGGTTTTTTTATACACCCACTACAAATTAGAAAATCATTGAATTGAAATAATTGGTTTCGGCTCGAATCAAATTGGCCGGCAGGTCTATATTTGGGCTCTATAATTTGAATTTGGAATTTTGCAGCCCAacaataataatgataatgataGATTATCCATCCAAAATGAAAGTGCTAGATAAAGTCAAAGTTGACTGCTCTTTTTCTGAAATTCTCCACCTTTTATTAACCTCCGACAACAAAGCTAGTATAAGTGGTGGTTCTGCACCTGCAATGACGACAATGGCGATTGTCGTAGACGGCGGCAAACGAGTTGGTGGAAGGGGAAGCCGATGAGCTGATCATTCGTTGGGCGGTCGCGGATTTAATGCCCGAAGCCCATCGGTTCACCTTAGTCCTTGTCATTTTTTGACCCATTGtcatcaataatttgaatggatgGAACCCATCGCCAAAATCACTTCAATTGCAATTCAACTATTGATCTTAATATCTGaattgttttaaatttaattaaaatttattttaaattatttaaatttattttaaatttaattattattatttaaatttaaataattttatatattttaattatatattttaaaattttaataattatataaaatatttatatattatcattatataaattgatttgagtaATAGATatcaatatataaaatttgaattgagtattattttttaaatttaaattcagatATTATTAAAATTCATCCAAGTACTGAAAATAAACTCATACCGACGCCATCCCCATTTCGGTCATGATACTAGAGAACTGGGACCGTCCAACCAAAATCAGATCTATATGCTATGGCATTATAATTCTCCAATATTAACGTATCATCGTCCAAATAGACTTATGTTAACCGCTGAAAATGCCTTCACAGAAGGCTGCTTTGTTGACATTCTAGATACACCAGTTGCAGATTGCCCACTTGCTCAAACAGAGGAATTAGCTAAAATTCCATTGCAATGCTCAAAATTTAGATGCAAGGACTAACCGGACCTTCGTACTGAAGTTCTTCCAGTTCTTAGAAGACTCGTAGATGTTGCAGCTGCTAATGTAAAGTGGGACAGAACCAATATTTACCCACCAAGCCACTAGTTCTATCCAATCCTTTAGGTGACAAGTCATACTTCATAAGATGAACATTTGGCTAATACATTTGATTGCACATTCCAATAGACATCTCATGCAGTGCTGCTGTACATGGATTGGTTAATGCAGGAAATAAATGGATGATCACATACGAGAAAGCATAGAGCAATTAAGGCGCGGCTCCAGAAGCACAGCGTGTCACCAGTGACAAAGCCTCCAAACCACACATTACGTTCAGCCAAACAGGAGTGGAACAAGAGCCTTGAAGATACCTGAATTATGCGCCGCCTCAAGCACTTTTGACGATAGAAACGAAATTGGAAGGTTCCCATTACACATGATTGCGGATAAGCTAACTTCAACGCGTATTAGATGGGATTAATCTTGATATTGATactcatgattttttttttccagccCTCCTtggggctttttttttttttttggtatttatTGTTAAGTGTATTCTTAGGCCAATTTTCACGCAATGAAACTAATTTTGGAGTGCTCCCCTTGAAGTCAAATCCTGATTGACAAGAAAGAGAAGTTTCCATTATTACCAGGTGAACTAATTCTGTTGAGTTCCTCTAATGGTGTTCTTTGTTTGTTACATGATATCTGCAGGGTCTCCTACATAACAGCAAGCACATTTGGGGCACATAATTCATAACCTGTGATCTTGTATATCAAATAGGTGCATAAATCCATGTTCCTGCACATCTGATACTTGCAATCTTTACATATTGGTGTTTGAGAGTAGACAAACACCAAGGTCATATTAAAATCTTCCACCTATGGGTAAATATATCAGTTATCGACTTGAGTGAACTCTAGAGCATTTGCATCTGGATCTCGTGTAAAGATTGCAGGCCTCCCAGACCGGCTAAGTGTGTAGGGAATTCCTGCAAACATTAAAAGATTCAGCATTCCATAAGTAAGCTAAACAGTTATTTGCAAAATATACTTTCCTATCCTGACTTCATTAGATAATAAAGAGCCATTTATATTTTAGGCATGCTCTGACTTAATTAGAcaaaaatgtgattttattttattttatgcaaGCAGTGATAACTGGGGATGGGAAGAGAACAGTGTACCAGCTTTATCAAGGATTGCCTTCAACTTGGACACATCGCGAATAGCAATGCAAGTATGTCTGTCTCGGCCACCATGTTGAGGTCGTCCAGTTAAGGGGTCAGGATTTGGAAGCTCCATTAAGTGGATCATTTCAGAACCCACCCACAACCAAGCACCCCTATAGGGAAGCTTATCATGTGGCCTTGCCTCATTTATTTCAAGACCTAATTTTAAATAGAAAAGTGGTTATTAAACCTTTCACTTGATCTCTCCTGTGTCCAGACTCCAgaggggggaaaaaaaaaaagaaaagacaagataTATTAACAACTTGACGTCGGCGTGGAAGAATATATACCTAAAATGCCTTGATAAAATTCAAGTGACCGTTCAAGATTTTCACACAGCACTCCAACATGGTGAACACTAACAACCCCATAATCTGCACACA
The sequence above is a segment of the Hevea brasiliensis isolate MT/VB/25A 57/8 chromosome 11, ASM3005281v1, whole genome shotgun sequence genome. Coding sequences within it:
- the LOC110633617 gene encoding glyoxylase I 4, producing MASLVGPSAAISVKHKVNPLRIGPISTNSLSPFYHSIVGSNKFHELSFKTKSKLSVEADVVEKEARHVNEKIDYGVVSVHHVGVLCENLERSLEFYQGILGLEINEARPHDKLPYRGAWLWVGSEMIHLMELPNPDPLTGRPQHGGRDRHTCIAIRDVSKLKAILDKAGIPYTLSRSGRPAIFTRDPDANALEFTQVDN